A region of Desulfolithobacter dissulfuricans DNA encodes the following proteins:
- the kdsA gene encoding 3-deoxy-8-phosphooctulonate synthase translates to MQTITLNNLPEGRTITVGPGQPLLLLAGPCVLESGELGWEIAREMKDICARLGISYVFKGSFDKANRTSLRSFRGPGLEKGLRQLGRIREEVGVPVVSDVHEQGQVEMAAEVLDIIQIPAFLCRQTDLLVAAAKSGKTVNLKKGQFVSPWDMEHAVGKLRDGGCDRILLTERGASFGYNNLVVDMRSLPVMRGFGCPVVFDATHSVQLPGGTGGSSGGQREFVPTLARAAMAAGIDGLFMEVHPDPDKALCDGPNSWPLDQVEPLLRQLLAIRAALDEDQNG, encoded by the coding sequence ATGCAGACCATTACCCTCAATAATCTGCCGGAAGGCAGGACCATTACGGTTGGCCCGGGCCAGCCACTGCTGCTCCTGGCCGGACCCTGTGTCCTGGAGTCCGGGGAACTGGGCTGGGAGATAGCCCGGGAGATGAAGGATATCTGCGCCCGGCTCGGCATCTCGTACGTCTTCAAGGGCTCCTTTGACAAGGCCAATCGCACCTCGCTGCGTTCGTTCCGTGGGCCTGGCCTGGAAAAGGGGTTGCGCCAGCTGGGGCGGATCCGTGAGGAGGTCGGGGTGCCGGTGGTCTCCGACGTCCACGAACAGGGCCAGGTGGAGATGGCGGCCGAGGTGCTTGATATCATCCAGATTCCCGCCTTTCTATGCCGGCAGACGGACCTGCTGGTGGCGGCGGCCAAATCCGGCAAGACGGTCAATCTGAAAAAAGGACAGTTCGTCTCGCCCTGGGACATGGAACACGCGGTGGGCAAGCTCCGTGACGGCGGTTGCGACCGGATCCTTCTGACCGAGCGTGGCGCCAGCTTTGGTTACAACAACCTGGTTGTGGACATGCGCTCCCTGCCGGTCATGCGGGGCTTCGGCTGTCCGGTGGTCTTTGATGCCACCCACTCGGTCCAGCTCCCGGGCGGGACCGGCGGCAGCTCCGGCGGCCAGCGGGAATTTGTGCCCACCCTGGCCCGGGCAGCCATGGCGGCCGGCATCGACGGACTGTTCATGGAGGTCCATCCGGATCCGGACAAGGCCCTGTGCGATGGGCCCAACAGCTGGCCCCTGGATCAGGTGGAGCCGCTCCTGCGGCAGCTGCTGGCCATCCGGGCGGCCCTTGACGAGGATCAGAATGGATAA